From a single Chloracidobacterium thermophilum B genomic region:
- the truA gene encoding tRNA pseudouridine(38-40) synthase TruA, whose product MMSRPEKNGKVAQPSRYAYRLTIEYDGSRYAGWQEQRQVRTVAGELRRALSEVLGDPALDLGGAGRTDAGVHALGQVAHLRTVTRLDPDELRHRVNDALPSDICVLDVAPAPLSFHARHDAIARYYLYQIALRRMAFAKKYIWWVRDRLDVEKMRAAAEVLRGFHDFTAFSQKGPVDHSLTRDERARTESKLVDVHELTVNLRPGMMVVRIGASHFLWRMVRRIVGALVAVGAGKLTVEDIRLALRRAQPNETIAQLTAPASGLFLEKVEYPRELVDPQPVDVLARLGLPAEREAMVQKYRSEPKRRSPPRPARPGRP is encoded by the coding sequence ATGATGTCCAGGCCAGAGAAGAATGGGAAGGTTGCCCAACCGTCACGCTATGCCTATCGGTTGACCATCGAGTACGACGGCTCACGGTATGCCGGATGGCAGGAACAGCGTCAGGTGCGTACGGTTGCCGGAGAGTTGCGCCGGGCATTGAGCGAAGTGCTTGGCGACCCGGCGCTTGACCTGGGCGGGGCCGGGCGGACGGATGCCGGTGTGCATGCGCTGGGGCAGGTTGCCCACCTGCGAACGGTAACGCGCTTGGACCCGGATGAACTGCGTCACCGGGTCAATGACGCGCTACCGAGCGATATTTGCGTTCTTGATGTCGCACCGGCCCCGCTGAGTTTTCACGCGCGGCACGACGCCATTGCGCGCTATTACCTCTACCAGATTGCGTTGCGGCGGATGGCCTTTGCAAAAAAGTACATCTGGTGGGTGCGGGACCGGCTCGATGTGGAAAAGATGCGCGCGGCAGCGGAAGTCCTGCGGGGTTTTCACGACTTCACGGCGTTTTCCCAGAAGGGCCCAGTTGACCACAGCCTGACGCGCGACGAGCGGGCCCGGACGGAATCAAAGCTCGTGGATGTGCATGAGCTGACCGTGAACCTGCGGCCGGGGATGATGGTCGTGCGGATTGGCGCGTCGCACTTTTTATGGCGGATGGTACGCCGGATTGTCGGGGCGCTGGTGGCCGTCGGCGCTGGAAAGCTGACGGTGGAGGACATCCGGCTGGCGCTGCGGCGGGCGCAGCCGAATGAGACCATCGCGCAGTTGACGGCCCCGGCTTCGGGCCTGTTTCTGGAAAAGGTGGAGTATCCGCGTGAGTTGGTTGACCCGCAGCCAGTGGATGTCCTGGCGCGGCTGGGACTGCCGGCCGAGCGGGAAGCAATGGTGCAGAAGTACCGGTCGGAGCCGAAACGCC